A part of Microbulbifer sp. MI-G genomic DNA contains:
- a CDS encoding colicin immunity domain-containing protein, whose protein sequence is MSTTILALAKSFSKERLTADEFANAYMELWRFERDCNLLQEDEDNLSECLSSIFCLADLFNPDVDREEYELDEKQLRDKVIELIEKFKV, encoded by the coding sequence ATGAGTACCACAATTTTAGCATTGGCTAAGTCGTTCTCAAAAGAAAGATTAACAGCTGATGAGTTTGCAAATGCATATATGGAGTTATGGAGGTTTGAGCGTGATTGCAATCTGCTTCAAGAGGATGAAGATAACTTGAGCGAGTGTCTTTCTAGTATTTTTTGTTTAGCCGATCTATTTAATCCAGATGTTGATCGTGAAGAATATGAACTAGATGAAAAGCAACTTCGCGATAAAGTGATTGAACTTATAGAAAAGTTTAAAGTGTAA
- a CDS encoding SymE family type I addiction module toxin — MRLRLRLRLRLRNSKICQDPYIKVQEAYYEYRLKKQPLYAASRSVPWVTIRGHWLERAGFVVDTPIKVRVIERC; from the coding sequence TTGCGCCTGCGCCTGCGCCTGCGCCTGCGCCTGCGCAACAGTAAAATTTGTCAGGATCCCTACATTAAAGTCCAGGAGGCCTACTATGAGTACCGTCTCAAGAAACAGCCACTCTATGCTGCCAGCCGTTCCGTGCCATGGGTCACAATCAGGGGCCACTGGCTTGAACGGGCCGGCTTTGTGGTGGATACGCCGATTAAGGTCAGGGTGATAGAGCGGTGTTAG
- a CDS encoding RHS repeat domain-containing protein, producing the protein MTSKRGYTGHEHLDRTGLIHMNGRIYDPTLGRFLSPDPIVQAPTYSQSWNRYSYVLNNPMSLVDPTGYTAEYGFDDDDEEERRREEERRKREEERPVEEVQVVGERPNPNRKDALAHKAEFREYLKYIQSYSGIHTWLVDGCGIDGLECVVVVVGEKDAQETKREKFIRENFPEGSHGSCGGVKECFAWYWYGREARNQTLETWRGLLSFTGNQADAFRHAYFAYKLTESVGPEPALRMLHEHEFNNLTVDNYPVPDTIMDIHNNKAGAQLAIDNPGLKGEKLINLIKWNDTLMNSPPKEW; encoded by the coding sequence GTGACCAGCAAGCGCGGCTACACCGGCCACGAGCACCTGGACAGAACCGGCCTGATCCATATGAACGGGCGTATTTACGACCCGACCCTGGGCCGGTTCCTGAGTCCCGACCCCATCGTGCAGGCGCCCACTTACAGCCAGAGCTGGAACCGGTATAGTTATGTTCTGAACAACCCCATGAGCCTGGTGGATCCCACCGGGTATACGGCAGAGTATGGCTTTGATGACGATGATGAGGAGGAGAGAAGAAGGGAAGAGGAAAGGAGAAAGAGGGAGGAGGAGAGGCCTGTTGAGGAAGTGCAGGTAGTTGGAGAGCGGCCCAATCCTAATCGTAAAGATGCACTTGCTCATAAAGCTGAGTTTAGAGAGTATTTGAAGTATATACAGTCGTATAGTGGCATACATACTTGGTTGGTGGATGGATGCGGTATTGATGGGCTAGAGTGTGTTGTTGTTGTTGTTGGGGAAAAAGATGCACAAGAGACGAAGCGAGAAAAATTTATAAGGGAAAACTTCCCTGAAGGAAGCCATGGTTCATGTGGTGGGGTTAAAGAATGTTTCGCCTGGTATTGGTATGGGCGGGAGGCACGGAATCAAACACTGGAAACATGGCGTGGGCTTCTCTCGTTTACAGGTAACCAAGCTGATGCGTTTAGGCACGCCTATTTTGCTTATAAATTAACTGAAAGTGTTGGGCCTGAGCCTGCGTTACGCATGCTGCACGAACACGAATTTAATAACTTGACAGTGGATAATTATCCAGTACCAGATACAATAATGGATATACATAATAATAAGGCAGGAGCTCAGTTAGCAATTGATAATCCTGGGCTCAAGGGAGAGAAGCTAATAAACCTTATAAAATGGAATGATACTTTGATGAATAGTCCTCCTAAAGAGTGGTAG
- a CDS encoding SymE family type I addiction module toxin: MSNRLYEYRLKKQSPYAASRSVPWITIRGHWLERAGFVVDTPIKVRVMERCLVLTAE; encoded by the coding sequence ATGTCGAATCGCTTATATGAGTACCGCCTCAAGAAACAGTCACCCTATGCTGCCAGCCGCTCCGTGCCATGGATCACGATCAGGGGCCACTGGCTTGAACGGGCCGGTTTTGTGGTGGATACGCCGATCAAGGTCAGGGTTATGGAGCGGTGTTTGGTGTTGACTGCTGAATAG
- a CDS encoding DUF433 domain-containing protein has protein sequence MPDNSQIWIECKSDVMVGKPCVKGTRITVESILQMLSAGMTYTEIINDYPSLDETKIRAAIGYAATHLSKGNAA, from the coding sequence ATGCCAGATAACAGCCAGATCTGGATCGAATGTAAGTCTGATGTGATGGTAGGCAAACCTTGCGTCAAAGGTACACGAATAACGGTAGAGAGCATTTTGCAGATGCTCAGTGCCGGGATGACTTATACCGAAATTATTAATGATTACCCGAGCCTGGATGAAACCAAGATCCGCGCGGCTATCGGATATGCTGCCACTCACCTGAGCAAAGGAAATGCCGCTTAA
- a CDS encoding DUF5615 family PIN-like protein → MLFIDESLSYRLAARLATEFAGTLAVPKVAVLGEGSRDSRVWEYAQEHNLALLTKDKDFVDYWRRFGPPPKVIRLDIGNNMQVRSIETLMKTNKRRVLEFLAEPKAGLLVLIG, encoded by the coding sequence ATGCTGTTTATTGATGAGAGTCTCTCTTATCGGCTGGCTGCCCGCCTGGCGACAGAGTTTGCAGGTACGCTCGCTGTGCCCAAAGTTGCGGTCTTGGGCGAAGGCTCCAGAGACTCCAGGGTTTGGGAGTACGCTCAAGAGCACAACCTGGCACTGCTCACCAAAGACAAAGATTTTGTCGATTACTGGCGCCGCTTCGGGCCACCACCCAAGGTGATTCGCCTGGATATTGGCAACAATATGCAAGTGCGTTCCATTGAGACTTTGATGAAAACCAATAAGCGCCGTGTGCTTGAATTTTTGGCCGAACCCAAGGCTGGGTTACTGGTACTCATTGGTTAA
- a CDS encoding choice-of-anchor D domain-containing protein: MRYCIGLVLPVLLLVFGFHAGEAAAQSEIEVTSSEGGALPDGGTDAQGKEPVGVSKLVTYTISNTGLTDLTLMTASASAASNVTIDSISAPGSTLVTPGGTTNFIVQYTPSAAGAFSFDLSFVNNDGNENPYNFTVSGTAPGPEIEVTSSEGGALPDGGTDAQGKEPVGVSKSVTYTISNTGGGDLTLMTASASAASNVTIDSISAPGSTLVTPGGTTNFIVQYTPSAAGAFSFDLSFVNNDGNENPYNFRVSGTAPGPEIEVTSSEGGALPDGGTDAQGKEPVGVSKSVTYTISNTGGGDLTLMTASASAASNVTIDSISAPGSTLVTPGGTTNFIVQYTPSAAGAFSFELSFTNNDGDENPYNFTVSGTAPAPEIEVSSSESGALVDGGTDAQGEEQSGMAKTVTYTVSNTGTDDLTIATATTSAASNVTINSVSAPGSASVSAGGSTTFTVNYTPTAAGAFSFELRFTNNDGDENPYNFTVSGTANTLAPEIEVSSSEGGAVASGGTDTQGNEPAGTAKTVTYTVSNTGTDDLTIAMATTSAASNVTINSVSSPGSASVSAGGSTTFTVNYTPTAAGAFSFELSFTNNDADENPYTFTVRGTTVAPEIAVSSSEGGSVASGGTDTQGNEPTGTAKTITYTVSNTGTDDLTIATATTSAASNVTIDSVSAPGSTTVSAGDSTTFTVGYTPDLAGPFSFELSIVNNDADENPYAFTVNGIATGATAASLRIVSGSDQSAEINTQFDDPLVVQVVDASDSGVEGVAVTFTAPVSGASAIFAASGTRTEIVTTGSDGTATSSIVTANGIASQYRGGGQSSYSVEASVTSLGSVSFSLTNERNAAADIRKTQEVIASFVTNRADLIVSNQPKLVSRLKRRSLGNQSGGNRLNLNATPNAQSGSFQFSLRAFEDANNQPGNSLRSGTTRQRSSGSAKGTPLPRLMGVASSATSPNGKVTSASIDANEQASASQSWQSDWDVWASGTFALSQSDNFDTHSGLFFLGVDHSYNSDMVVGLMAQLDIAEEDNSRENTSADGFGWMAGPYTVLRLNENFYFDGSVAYGRSYNSVNALGLFEDEFQTERYLLQGGPTGDMKVGDITTISPFARLTYYFEEQESYTDSLGRVIPSQDFDLGRLEFGPRISWNLASSGGMLLTSYLSVSGIYDFNKLQDTVPTDAILISADEDFRARLELGGSLIIPDSNTHISFNGFYDGIGVSGFESYGVTIILDMAF; this comes from the coding sequence ATGCGTTATTGTATTGGGCTAGTATTGCCAGTGCTTTTGTTGGTCTTTGGCTTTCATGCTGGTGAAGCTGCTGCTCAGTCTGAAATAGAGGTGACGTCTTCGGAGGGCGGGGCGCTACCCGACGGAGGCACTGACGCGCAGGGCAAGGAGCCAGTGGGCGTTTCCAAGTTGGTTACCTACACCATATCCAATACCGGCCTCACCGACCTGACGCTGATGACGGCCTCCGCTTCTGCCGCCAGCAACGTCACCATCGACTCCATCTCGGCACCGGGCTCGACCTTGGTGACTCCGGGAGGCACAACCAACTTCATTGTCCAATACACGCCGAGTGCAGCCGGGGCCTTCTCGTTCGACCTGAGTTTTGTCAACAACGACGGGAATGAGAACCCATACAACTTCACGGTCAGCGGCACCGCGCCAGGGCCCGAGATAGAAGTGACGTCTTCGGAGGGCGGGGCGCTACCCGACGGAGGCACCGACGCACAGGGCAAGGAGCCAGTGGGCGTTTCCAAGTCGGTCACCTATACCATATCCAATACCGGCGGCGGCGACCTGACGCTGATGACGGCCTCCGCTTCTGCCGCCAGCAACGTCACTATCGACTCCATCTCGGCACCGGGCTCGACCTTGGTGACTCCGGGTGGCACAACCAACTTCATTGTCCAATACACGCCGAGTGCAGCCGGGGCCTTCTCGTTCGACCTGAGTTTTGTCAACAACGATGGAAATGAGAACCCTTACAACTTCAGGGTCAGTGGCACCGCGCCAGGGCCCGAGATAGAAGTGACGTCTTCGGAGGGCGGGGCGCTACCCGACGGAGGCACCGACGCGCAGGGCAAGGAGCCAGTGGGCGTTTCCAAGTCGGTTACCTATACCATATCCAATACCGGCGGCGGTGACCTGACGCTGATGACGGCCTCCGCTTCTGCCGCCAGCAACGTCACCATCGACTCCATCTCGGCACCGGGCTCGACCTTGGTGACTCCGGGAGGCACAACCAACTTCATTGTCCAATACACGCCGAGTGCAGCCGGGGCCTTCTCGTTCGAGCTGAGTTTTACCAACAACGACGGGGATGAGAACCCCTACAACTTCACGGTCAGCGGCACCGCGCCGGCGCCTGAGATCGAGGTTTCGTCTTCGGAGAGTGGAGCCTTGGTCGACGGAGGGACCGACGCACAGGGCGAAGAACAGTCCGGCATGGCCAAGACGGTAACCTACACCGTGTCCAATACCGGCACCGACGACCTGACCATCGCGACGGCTACTACATCCGCCGCCAGCAACGTCACCATCAATTCCGTCTCGGCACCGGGCTCTGCCTCGGTTTCTGCCGGGGGCAGTACCACGTTTACGGTCAACTACACGCCGACTGCAGCCGGGGCTTTCTCGTTTGAGCTGCGTTTTACCAACAACGACGGAGATGAGAACCCCTACAACTTCACGGTCAGCGGCACCGCCAACACGCTAGCACCCGAGATAGAAGTATCATCTTCGGAAGGTGGGGCTGTAGCCAGTGGTGGCACCGACACACAGGGTAACGAGCCAGCGGGCACTGCCAAGACGGTAACCTACACCGTGTCCAATACCGGCACCGACGACCTGACCATCGCGATGGCCACCACATCCGCCGCCAGCAACGTCACCATCAATTCTGTCTCGTCGCCGGGCTCTGCCTCGGTTTCTGCCGGGGGCAGTACCACGTTTACGGTCAACTATACGCCGACTGCAGCCGGGGCCTTCTCGTTTGAGCTGAGTTTTACCAACAACGATGCGGATGAGAACCCTTACACTTTCACTGTTCGCGGCACCACGGTAGCGCCGGAGATAGCGGTGTCGTCTTCGGAAGGCGGGTCTGTGGCCAGTGGTGGAACCGACACGCAGGGCAACGAGCCAACGGGTACTGCCAAGACGATCACCTACACCGTGTCCAATACCGGCACCGACGACCTGACCATCGCGACGGCCACTACATCCGCCGCCAGCAACGTCACCATCGACTCCGTCTCGGCACCGGGCTCGACCACGGTTTCTGCCGGGGACAGTACTACCTTCACAGTTGGCTACACGCCTGATCTGGCAGGGCCTTTCTCGTTTGAACTGAGTATTGTCAACAACGATGCGGATGAGAACCCTTACGCCTTCACTGTCAACGGGATCGCTACGGGTGCAACGGCTGCAAGCTTGCGAATTGTTTCCGGATCAGACCAGTCAGCCGAAATCAACACACAATTTGACGATCCCTTGGTGGTGCAGGTGGTGGATGCCTCGGATAGCGGTGTTGAGGGTGTGGCAGTCACCTTCACCGCTCCAGTCAGTGGAGCCTCGGCAATTTTTGCGGCGAGCGGTACCAGGACTGAAATCGTAACGACAGGGTCTGACGGCACAGCGACCAGTTCGATTGTGACTGCAAATGGTATTGCTTCTCAATACAGGGGTGGAGGTCAGTCATCGTATTCCGTTGAGGCCAGCGTCACTAGCTTGGGAAGCGTTTCCTTCTCCCTGACGAATGAAAGGAACGCGGCTGCCGACATCCGTAAAACACAAGAAGTCATAGCATCCTTCGTGACCAACCGAGCCGATTTGATTGTTTCCAATCAACCCAAACTTGTGTCGCGTTTAAAACGCAGATCCTTGGGCAACCAGTCCGGTGGAAATAGATTGAATTTAAATGCCACCCCCAATGCTCAGTCCGGCAGCTTCCAGTTCAGCCTGAGAGCATTTGAGGACGCCAACAACCAGCCAGGAAATTCGCTTCGGTCTGGGACCACGCGTCAGCGCAGCAGCGGCTCTGCAAAAGGTACTCCATTGCCGCGCCTGATGGGTGTTGCCAGTAGTGCAACTTCGCCCAATGGCAAAGTGACATCGGCGTCAATCGACGCAAATGAGCAGGCTAGTGCGAGTCAAAGTTGGCAATCCGATTGGGATGTTTGGGCATCGGGCACATTCGCACTCAGCCAGAGCGACAATTTTGATACACACTCTGGTCTTTTCTTCTTGGGGGTAGATCATAGCTACAACAGTGATATGGTTGTTGGGTTAATGGCGCAGTTGGACATTGCCGAAGAGGATAACAGCCGGGAAAACACCAGCGCTGATGGATTCGGCTGGATGGCTGGACCCTATACAGTTCTTCGTTTGAACGAAAACTTCTATTTTGACGGGTCAGTTGCCTATGGCCGGTCATATAATTCGGTTAACGCTCTAGGCCTGTTTGAGGATGAATTCCAGACCGAGCGCTACTTGTTACAAGGTGGACCGACCGGCGATATGAAAGTCGGTGATATAACCACAATCAGCCCATTTGCACGCCTCACCTATTATTTTGAGGAACAGGAAAGTTATACAGATTCGCTGGGGCGGGTCATCCCCTCTCAGGACTTTGATCTCGGGCGACTGGAGTTTGGCCCAAGGATATCTTGGAATCTCGCATCAAGCGGGGGTATGCTGCTTACGTCCTATCTATCTGTGTCTGGAATTTATGATTTTAACAAGCTTCAGGATACTGTACCGACGGACGCAATTTTGATATCTGCTGACGAAGATTTCCGCGCACGTCTGGAGCTGGGCGGATCACTGATAATTCCGGACAGCAATACCCATATCTCGTTCAATGGTTTTTATGATGGTATTGGGGTGTCCGGTTTCGAATCGTACGGAGTTACAATCATACTAGATATGGCATTTTAA
- a CDS encoding DUF4360 domain-containing protein, producing MCTRIFPVVLCLLFSCAAMGKTIIIDGHEIEIGPIAANGAGCPDGTVTATASEDNARVAILFNSYSAITNAANPVAQSDCNIAIPLSIDPGFSVGILDIDWRGTVVSAPGSFINFHREFFFSGSQGPSHDFNWNSAGFENFLLNDRPPFVHYSGCDGAPLIARADTVATVIGADSLFSLRAADVGSKLLLHLDVISCG from the coding sequence ATGTGTACTAGAATATTTCCAGTTGTTTTGTGCTTGTTGTTCTCATGTGCTGCCATGGGAAAAACCATCATTATAGATGGTCATGAGATAGAAATAGGGCCTATTGCTGCCAATGGTGCAGGTTGTCCTGATGGTACGGTAACCGCAACTGCGAGCGAAGACAATGCAAGAGTTGCCATATTATTTAATAGCTACAGTGCAATTACCAACGCTGCCAACCCAGTTGCCCAGTCGGATTGCAATATTGCAATACCGTTAAGTATTGATCCGGGTTTTTCAGTGGGTATCCTGGATATTGACTGGCGTGGCACAGTTGTTTCTGCACCGGGGTCCTTTATTAATTTTCATCGAGAGTTTTTCTTTTCCGGCAGTCAGGGGCCCAGCCACGATTTTAACTGGAATAGTGCCGGATTCGAGAATTTTTTATTAAATGATCGTCCACCTTTTGTGCACTACTCCGGCTGTGATGGGGCGCCACTGATTGCTCGTGCAGATACTGTGGCTACCGTCATCGGTGCAGATAGTTTATTCTCTTTGCGAGCCGCTGATGTGGGTTCCAAACTGCTTTTGCATTTGGATGTTATTTCTTGCGGGTAA
- a CDS encoding DUF4360 domain-containing protein encodes MCNKVILLVLSLLFSGNAISKTVIINGHEIEVGPITVNGSGCPAGTVTATATDDNENVVLLFSNYRAITNEANPVALSDCNIALPLSVEPGFSVGIVDIDWRGTIVSAQGSFINFHREYFFSGSQGPNYDSNWNSAGFQNFFLNDDPVFAYYSDCNGEPLIARADTVATVVGADSLFSLRSADVEARLILHVEVIPCE; translated from the coding sequence ATGTGCAATAAAGTAATACTGCTGGTTTTAAGTTTATTATTTTCAGGTAATGCCATAAGTAAAACAGTGATCATTAATGGGCATGAAATAGAAGTTGGGCCTATTACTGTGAACGGTTCAGGCTGTCCGGCGGGAACAGTCACCGCCACCGCGACCGATGACAATGAGAATGTTGTTCTTTTATTCAGTAACTATAGGGCCATTACAAATGAGGCGAACCCGGTCGCATTGTCAGACTGTAATATTGCATTGCCGCTCAGTGTGGAGCCCGGATTTTCAGTAGGGATTGTAGATATAGACTGGCGGGGTACGATTGTTTCTGCGCAGGGCTCTTTTATCAACTTCCATAGAGAATACTTTTTTTCAGGGAGCCAGGGTCCCAACTATGATTCCAACTGGAATAGTGCAGGGTTTCAAAATTTCTTCTTGAATGATGATCCGGTGTTTGCCTACTATTCTGACTGCAATGGTGAACCATTAATCGCCCGCGCCGATACGGTAGCCACGGTGGTTGGCGCTGACAGTCTTTTTTCATTACGCTCTGCGGATGTGGAGGCGCGATTGATTTTGCATGTGGAAGTGATTCCCTGTGAGTGA